GCCCTATGCGGCAGCCAAGCTCTACGCTCACTGGATGACCGTCAACTACCGCGAGAGCTTCGGCTTGCACGCCTCCAGCGGCATCCTCTTCAATCATGAGTCGCCGCTGCGCGGCCTGGAGTTCGTCACCCGCAAGGTGACCGACGGCGTGGCGCGCATCAAGCTGGGCTTGGCCAGCGAGCTGCGCCTCGGTAATATCGACGCCAAGCGTGACTGGGGCCATGCGCGCGACTACGTCAAGGCCATGTGGCTGATGCTGCAGCAGGAGATCCCGGATGACTACGTCATCGCCACCGGCGTCACCACCACGGTGCGAGATATGTGCCGCATCGCCTTCGCGCACGCCGGCCTCGATATGGACGACCATGTAGTGATCGACCCTCGCTTCTACCGACCCGCCGAGGTCGAGGTGCTGCTGGGCAATCCGGACAAGGCACGTCAGCAGCTGGGCTGGCAGGCCGAGACCTCACTGGAGACGATGATCCGCGAGATGGTCGACGCCGATCTTCAACGCCTGGAGCGGCTTTGATGACGGAGGGTGAGGCCGTGCCACCAGCGGCATCACTGCTGGTCACTGGAGCTGGTGGCTTCGTGGGACGTCACCTGTTGGCAGCGTTGCGGCGTCGTTGGCCGCAGGTGGTATTGCATGCCACTACCCATGGCGAGCACCTCAATGTGTATCAGGGCGTAACCTGGCATCGGCTGGATATCCGCCGCGCGGGTCGCGTGAACGCACTGATGGCGCTTCTGCAGCCCAGTGCCATCATCCACTTGGCAGCTCAATCCCATGTGCCTACCAGCTTCCGTGACCCGGCGCTGACCTGGCGGGTAAACCTGCAGGGTACCCTCAACTTGCTGGAGGCCGTCAAGCATGAGAGCCCGCAAAGCCTGGTCGTCAACGTGGGCTCCTCGGACATGTACGGTGGCGCCTTTCGCGACGGTCTGCCGGCCACTGAGCAGACCGCCTTCCAGCCGCTGAACCCCTATGCTGCCAGCAAGGCGGCGGCTGATCTGGCGGCTGGCCAGTATGCTGCCAGCGAAGGGCTGCGGATCATCCGCGCCCGGCCCTTCAACCACACCGGTCCCGGACAGCGCGACGATTTCGTGCTGGCCGCCTTCGCCACCCAGGTCGCCCGTATCGAGGCCGGTCTGCAGCCCCCCATGGTCGAGACCGGCAACCTGGACGCGGAGCGTGACTTCCTCGATGTGGAGGACGTAGTCGCTGCCTATCTGGCGCTGCTGGAGCTGCCCGAGGCCGAGCAGCGTGGCCAGGCCTATAACATTGCCTCCGGGCAGGCGGTGCCAGTGGGCGAACTGCTCAACGGCCTGCTGGCCCGCGCCCGTTGCCCCATCGACCATCGCTTGGATCCAGCCCGACAGCGCCCCGCCGATATCCAGGCCGTGCGCGCCGACACCACGGCGCTGCGTCAGGCGACCGACTGGCGACCGGCCATCTCCCACGGCGCCATGCTCGACCGGCTGCTGGATGACTGCCGTCGGCGCGTGGCCGCTGCTGACCAGTGAGCCTTCCATGAACCTTTCGCTGCTCTATCATCTGACCCGACAGGACCTGGTCGACCGCTACGCCGGCTCCATCCTCGGTGCGGCCTGGACCTTCATCATGCCGCTGGTCAATATCCTGATCTTCACCTTGATTTTCTCGCGCATCATGGGCATGCGGCTGGGCGAGCTGGGCGTTGAACTGGGGCAGTACAGCTACAGCGTCTACCTGGTAATCGGCGTGCTGGCCTGGAACCTCTTTGCCAATACCCTGACGCGGGTCACCCATGTTTTTCACGATAAGGCCGCCATCATCGGCAAGGTCAACGTCTCACTGTTTGCCCTGCCGCTCTATCTCTTGTTCAGCGAGATGACCGTCTACCTGATCGCCAATGGCTTCTTTCTGGTCTTCCTGTTCGCCATCGATTTCGATTTCACCTGGCATTGGCTTTGGTGGCCGGTCATCCTGCTGGTGCAGCAGACCCTGGCCTATGCCATTGGTCTCATCTTCGCCACGCTCAGTGTCTTCATTCGTGACATCAAGCAGTTCGTGGGCGTGCTGACCCAGCTGTGGTTCTGGTTGACCCCCATCGTCTATGTCATCACCATCCTGCCGGAGAATTGGAAGCCGCTGTTCCTGCTCAACCCCTTCTTTCACATCGTCAACGCCTTGCGCGATGCGCTGATGCTACAGACCGTCCCCGCGCTGCTGCCGCTGGCGCTGCTGCTGGTCTTCGCGCTGCTGCTGCTCGCTTTCGGCCTGTGGCTGGGGCAGCGTCTCGAGCGTGATATCCGCGACTTCATCTAGGGCTCTGTCATGATCCACGCGCAGGACATCACCAAGTACTTCCGCTTCTACGCCAAGCCCTCGGATCGGCTGCGCGAGATCATCACGCGTCGGCCGCGTCATCACTCCCACAAGGCCCTGGATGGCATCAGTTTCGAGGTAGCCAGCGGCGAGACCTTGGGGATCCTGGGGCGCAATGGCGCCGGCAAGTCGACCCTGCTCAAGATTCTCACCGGCGTACTGCTGCCCGACAGTGGCGACTTTCGCATTGAAGGCCGCATCACCGGGCTGCTGGAGCTGGGCACCGGCTTCGACAGCAACCTCACTGGTGCCCAGAACATTCTCGCCAACGGTCTTCTGCTGGGCATGACGCGTCAGGAAGTTGAGTCGCGTCGCCAGGCGATCGTCGACTTCAGCGAACTGGGCAGCTTTATTGACGAGCCGCTACGTACCTACTCCTCGGGCATGGTCATGCGCCTGGCCTTCGCCATCGGCATCCATGCCGATCCCAGCTGCTTCGTGATCGATGAGGCGCTCTCGGTGGGCGATGCCCACTTCCAGCAGAAGTGCATGCGTCGTATCCGTGAGTTCCGCGCCCAAGGCGGCTCGATCATCTTCGTTTCCCATGACATCAATGCGGTCAAGATGCTCTGCGACAAGGTGATCGTGCTTGAGGGCGGCAAGGCGGTCTTCGAGGGTGAGCCGGAAGCCGGTGCCAATCACTACAACCGGCTGCTGGCTGAGGAGACCGACCTTGATGGTCAGGCAGTACTGGAGGCTCGCTACGGTAGTGGTGAGGTCGTGGTGAGCGCCTGCACGCTGGCCGGCCGTGATAGCGGCGGCACCACCCTGACCAGCGGCGAGACGGCGGAGATCCTCGTCGACCTGGAGGCCCAACAAGACCTCGACGATATCACCCTGGGGCTGATGATCCGCGACCGCTTTGGCCAGGACATCTTCGGCACCAACACCTGGTATCTTGGTCAGTCGCTGGCCATGCGGGCCGGGGAGCAGCTTCGCTGCCGGCTGGAACTGGAGGTCTGGCTGGCACCGGGCAAGTACACCCTGACCCTGGCGTTGCATGAGGGCAGCGACCACACTCGGCGCTGTTACCAGTGGTGCGACAACCTGGTGCGCTTCGATGTGGCCGGTATCCGCGGGCCCACCTTTGGCGGCATTTGCCGGCTGCCGCTGGACTGTACCTTCGAACCGCTGGCTCCGCCGAGTAAGGAGGCTCTCCATGCTGCGTCACAATAACCCGCACTTGGACACGCGGCGCCTGGGCAAGTACATCCGCCAGCGCAGCGAGGCCGCCGAGACGCCGCCCGCCTGGCCGGGCGAGGCGCGCTGGCGCGAGAGCCTGCAGGGGCGCGCGGTGGAACTGGGTGCCAGCCGACAGCGTGGCAGCTTTCCGGTCGCCGACTATGCGGCGTTGCTGGGGCGACCCGACAGCGACTTCCTGGATAACGCCTACCGCCATCTGGTAGGCCGACTGCCAGATGACGAGGAGCGTCACCACGACCTGGCGCAGCTGATGGCAGGCCTACCGCGGGAGCGTCTGCTACTGAGGCTGGCCAGCCGAGGGGAGCACGGCGGGGATGAGCTGCCTGGTCTGGCGCGCGGGCTCTCCCGGGCGCGGTGGATGTACCACCCCCGAATCGGGCGTGGGGTGCGCTGGCTGCTCGGCGCGCTGCGCCTGGATCGACTGCGCGAACGCCTTGACCAGACGGCGCGCCTGCAGGATACCCGCTATCAGGCGCTGCTTGAGATGCTTCGCGAGCAGGGCGAGCGCATCAATGCGCTGGAGGACGAGCAGCGTCGCCTGATGGCCGACAGCCGACGGCTGTGCCAGCGGCTGGATGCGCTCCCCGCTGATGATGCGCCTCCGCCGAGCATGGCGCCGCGGCCGTCGGAACCCGCGGTACATGCCGAGGCTGCGGGCGTCACTGTACCTTCGGGGGGGAGGAAGCCCCCCCAGCAGGACGCCACCGGGCAGGACTTCTATCGTGCCCTGGAGGCACGCTTCCGCGGTGCGCCGTCGGCCATCACCGCGCTGATGCGCGAGCACCTGCCCGAGGTGCATTCAACCGTCCCGCTGGCCGAGGGCCTGCCGCTGCTCGACCTGGGCTGCGGTCGCGGCGAATGGCTAGCATTGCTGCGCCAGGAGGGCATCGCCGCCCGGGGAGTGGACCTCAATGCCGCCAATATCCGCGCCGGTCGCGAGCAGGGGCTCGAGGTACGCTACCAGGATGCCCTGGCGGCCCTGTGCGACAGCGCCGATGCGAGCCTGGGCATGGTCAGCGCCTTTCATCTGGTGGAGCATCTCGACCACGACCAGCTGCGCCTGCTGCTGCACGAGGCCCACCGCGCCCTGGCGCCGGGCGGGCGCCTGCTGCTCGAGACCCCCAATCCCCAGAACCTGATCGTGGGTAGCTGCAACTTCTACCTCGACCCGACTCATGTGCGTCCGCTACCGCCCGATTTTCTGGTGTTCCTGGCTGAATTTGCCGGCTTCGAGGGCGTCGCGGCGCGTCCTCTGCATCCGGTGGGCGAGCAGCACCACCTACACGAGGAGAGCGAGACCGCGCGCCGGCTCAACCACTACCTCTACGGGCCCCAGGACTACGCACTGCTGGCCACTCGGCCCGCCGCCCTCGACAGCCAGGCCCTCCGTACCGGCCAGGAGCAGGACGCATGACCCAGCCGATCACCGCCATTCACCAGTTCCATCACGGCGTCGACGTCGGCGACGGCGTCACCAACAGCCTGCTGTTTATCCAGCGTCTCCTTCAGGAGCTTGGTTTCGACTCACACATCTACGCCGCCAGCATTCCCGCCGCCATGGCGGAGCGCGTGCGGCCCTGTCACGCCCTGGAGCGCTGCGACCCCGAGGACACCCTGCTGCTGCAGCATCACTCCATGGGGCATGACCTGGGCGACTGGCTGAGCCGGCTGGGCGTGCCGCGGGCGCTGGTCTATCACAACATCACCCCGGCGGGGTTCTTCTCCCCGGGCAGCGACCTGCACCACTACGCGACCCTGGGGCGCGAGCAGCTGGTGCAGTGGCGGGACGAGTTTCGGGCAGTGCTGGCAGTCTCTGAATACAACGCCGAGGACCTGGTGGCCCTGGGCTATGCGCGCGAGGCGATCACCACCCTCCCGCTGCTGGTGGATCTCGAGCGTCTCGCCGAGGCGCCCGAGAAGCTGCCCGAGCCGGCCGCACGGCTGCATCCGGCCCTGGCCGAGCGCCCCTACCTGCTGTTCGTGGGGCGCCTGGTGGAGAACAAGCGCCAGCACTTGCTGCTGGAAGCCCTGTGGCACCTGCAGCGCATGCAGGCGCGCCATGGTGGCGGACCCCCGGCCATGCTGGTACTCGCCGGTGGTGGGGAGCGTTCCGACTACGGGCATTTCCTGCGCCAGCGCCTGCATCAGCTGCAGCTCGACGACAGCGTGGTGATGCCCGGCAAGGTGGATGATGCCCTGCTGCAGGGGCTCTATCGGCGCAGCGCCGCCTTCGTCTGCGCCAGCGCCCACGAGGGCTTCGGCATGCCGCTGGTCGAGGCCATGCTGGCCGACTGCCCGGTGGTGGCCATGGGGCTGACCAATATTCCGCATACCCTGGGGGAGGGCGGCCTGGTGCTGGACAGCGAAGACCCGGCAGTGATGGCCGCCAGCCTCTCGCTGCTCCTCGAGGACGAGGCATTACGCAACGAGGTTATTGCCGGCCAGCGGCGCTCCCTCGAACGCTATCGCCCCGAGGTCCTGGCCGACAGCCTGCGCGACTGGCTCGAGACCTTCTAGGCGCCCCGGCAGAACCCGCTCTGCGCGGTGCGCTGGCGCTGACCGTGCCTACGGCCGGATAAGCGAGGCCGTGAGCGCATTCGGCCTAACGTAGCGAAAGGAGTTCATATCATCATGCCATCCCTCTCGGCCATCCATCAGTTCGCGGTCACCTGCGCCAGCGGCGACGGCATCACCAACGGCATGCTGTTCACCCAGCGGTTGGTACGGGCGTCGGGGCTGGCCTCGGAGATCTATGTCATCGACGCGCCAGGGGACATGGCGGAGCGGGTACGCGACTACCGCGACTACCTGGCGCGGCCCGACGAGCTGCTGCTGATTCATCACGGCAGCGGAAACCCTCTGGAGAGCTGGCTGGAGGGGCTGGCCTGCCGCAAGCTGCTGGTCTACCACAACATCACCCCGGAGCGCTTCTACTCGCCGGATGACCCGGCGGTACCGGTGCTGCGTCACGGCCGCGAGCAGCTGACCCGCTGGCACACCTGGCTAGACGGCGCCATCGCTGACTCTGAGCACAACCGCCGCGAGCTGCTCGAGGCGGGTTTTCTGCCCGAGACCACCCGGACTCTACCACTGTTGGTCGATCTTGCCCGGCTGTCGCCGGGCCAGCCGGCGGCGGCGCCGCCGCCCCAGCCGGCCACCGATGCCCCCTATCGTCTGCTGTTCGTCGGCCGTCTGGCCGCCAACAAGAACCAGGCGGGGTTGATCGCCGCCCTGGCGGCCATGCAGCGGCGCAGCGCCTGGCCAGTTGAGCTGACCCTGGTGGGTGGCGGCGATGACGGCACAGTCCACCGTCTGCAAAGGTTGGCGGAGGATCTCGGCGTGGCCGCGAGCGTGATACTCACCGGCAAGGTCGACGATGCCGAATTGCAGCGCCACTACCAGCAGGCGGATCTTTACCTGAGCCTTAGTGAGCACGAAGGCTTCGGCATGCCGCTGATCGAGGCCATGGCCCATGAGCTTCCGGTGCTTGCCTACGCCGCCCCTGACAGCAGCATTGGCGACACTGTGGGGGCGGGCGGGTTACTGCTCAACGAGGCGGAGCCCGAGGTGGCGGCTGCCGCGGCACTGATGATGCTGCGTAATCCGGGGCTCCGGGCGAAGCTGGTCGAGGCCCAGCGTGAGCGCTTGGCCCGGTTCGAACCGGCCCGGTTGTTTGAGGAATTACGCGGGTTTCTTGCCGAGCGGGGCATGACCATGCCAGCGCTGCCTGATGAGAGGGCATGTCTGCCGGTGCGTCGCCGCTGGCGGATCGAAGGCCCCTTCGACTCAAGCTATAGCCTGGCACTGGTTAACCGAGAACTGGCATTTGCCCTGCAAGGCATCGACGGTGAAGCTCAGGTAGCTCTGCATAGTACCGAAGGCGGCGGCGACTTTGCCCCGGATCCAGCCTTTTTGGACGGTGAGCCAGGACTTGCCGATGCCGTTGGGCTTGCCGCCGAGCCGGCCTGGTACGATGCCAGCCTGCGGCTATGTTATCCGCCACGCACGACAGGCCTTGTCGGGCGACATCGGTTAATACACAGCTATGGCTGGGAAGAGTCGGTGTTTCCCCATGAGCACGCCCAGGCCTTCAATGCCCGGCTCTCGGCGGTGACCACCATGTCGCGCTATGTGTCCCGGGTTCTGGCCGACAGCGGGGTGGGGCTGCCGCTGCCGGTGGTCGGCGTGGGCACTGATCATCTGTGCGATATCGAACCGGACCCCGCGGCGTTGGCTGACTGGTTGCCTGCGCCCCAGGCCGGCGAGGCACCGATGACCTTCCTGCATGTCTCCTCCTGCTTTCCGCGCAAAGGCGTCGACGTCCTGCTGGCCGCCTGGTATCGCAGCTTCGCCGCCGATGACCACGTACAGCTGATACTCAAGACCTTTCCCAACCCCCATCATGATATCGAGGCGGAACTCGCCGAATATCGCCGACGTTATCCCCGGGGTGCGCCCGTCCAGTTGATCAATGCCGATCTCGGCGCCGGCGCGGTGCGTGCCCTCTACCATCACGTCGATGCCCTGGTGGCGCCCAGCCGCGGCGAGGGCTTCGGCCTGCCCATGGCCGAGGCGATGTGGTGTGACGTGCCGGTGATCACGACCGGAAGCGGTGGCCAGTGCGAGTTCTGCACTCCCGAGACCGCCTGGCTTATCGACTATCAATATGCTCGCGCACGCACCCATATGGAGCAGTTTGCATCCGTCTGGGTAGAGCCCAGTGAGGAGCATCTTGCGGGGCTGATGAGCGAGTTCACCTCGCGTCACCAAAACGGCGAGTTGCGCGACTGGACTGCCTCGCGGCGCCAGGCGGCTCGTGCCCTTGTGGCGCGTGAGCATAGCTGGGCTGCCGTGGCGCAGCGCACTCGGACGGCGGTAGAAGCCCTGGACACTCTCCCCGTGTTGACGCCGCGAACTCGTATCGGTTGGGTAAGCACCTGGAACAGCAAGTGCGGCATTGCTACCTACTCGAAACTGCTGGTCACGCCGGCCTTGGCTAATCAGGTCACAGTGTTGGCCAACCGCGATGCCGAGCTGATCGCCGAGGATGGGCCCGAGGTAGTGCGCTGCTGGGAGCAGATTGCCGCAGATGGCAAGGGGGGTTATCTGGAGGACGACCTCGAGGCGCTGCATGCGGAGATCCTTCGGCGTGGCCTCGACACCGTGGTGGTACAGTTCAACTTCAGCTTCTTCGGCCTGGCGCCGCTGGCCACCTTACTCAAGCGTCTGCAGGGTGAGGGCGTGCAGACATTGGTGTTCTTCCACTCCACCGCCGACGTGGAGTGGGGCGGGCTGCCCAAGAGCCTGCTGCAGATGCGCGAGGCGCTGGCCGGCTGCTCACGGCTGATGGTTCACGGTATCGATGACCTCAACCGGCTCAAGGCCATGGGGCTCGACGCCAACGCCACCCTCTTTCCCCATGGGGTGATGGCCGCGCCCGCGGTCACGCCGCCCGCGGACCCGCGCCATGCCGCCCTGGAAGGCAAGCGGGTGATCGCCAGCTACGGCTTCCTGCTGCCCCACAAGGGGGTGCACGAGCTGATCGAGGCCTTCGCCATGCTGGCGGAGGAGGACCCCGGCCTGCATCTGCTGCTGCTCAACGCCCTCTATCCGGCTCCCCCGTCCGAAGCAGAGGCGGAGCGCTGCCGGCAGACCATCGCCCGCCTGGGGCTGGAAGGGCGGGTCACCCTGATCAACGACTTTTTGCCCGACGACCAGACCCTGGGCTGGCTGCAGGCGGCGCAGCTGCTGGTGTTCCCCTACCAGCACACCCAGGAGTCCTCCTCGGCGGCGGTACGCTGGGGGCTGGCCAGCGGCCGCCCGGTGGCCTGCACGCCGCTGGGCATCTTCGACGACGTGGCCGAGGCGGTGGCCTTCCTGCCCGGCACGGCGCCGGCCGAGCTGGCATCGGGCATCCGCGAGCTGCTCGACGATCGCCGGCGCCGCGAACGGCTGCAGCAGGACGCCGCGGCCTGGCTGGCTGCCCACGACTGGCCGCGCCTCTCCCAGCGACTGCATGGGTTGATGACAGCACTGGCCTGGGACGGTATCAAGCAGGAGCGAGATGAGGGCTAGAGGGCTAGGCGGCGGACGTCTCGCGCTGCTGGTTCTGCTGTTGGCAATTGCCGGCTGGCTACTGCAGGCCGACCCTGTGGCGCCCTTCGGAAGGCTTTCCTGGCTCACCTATGATGCCGTAATGGAATGGCGTCAACCTCGAGAGCGGCTTGACTCGCGCATCGTCATTGTTGATATCGATGACGCCTCGCTCCAGACCATGGGCCGCTGGCCTTGGCCGCGAACGCACCTGGCTGAGCTTCTTGATGCCATTCTGGACGCGGGCCCTGCCATGGTGGGGTTGGATATTTTGTTGCCAGAGTCTTCCACATTCGCGGATGACCACGCGCTGGCGCAACCACTTGCGGCATCACAAGTCGTCACTGCTACGGCCTTCGGTGATGTAGTCGAAGATGAGTCGGGGCTGCCGCGTGCCCACCGGGAAGTGGCTCCTCACCCTTCGCTGTATTATCAGGAAATACCGCCGGTGCAGGGGCATATCACTCCAGAGTTTGAGAGTGACGGTCGCATTCGGCGCCTTTACCCCAATATTGTTACGCCCGATGGACAGACGCGCCCTACACTGGCGCTGGCGATGCTGCAAGAGTGGGCAGCGTCGCCACTGCGTCGTAGGGAATCCCTCGGCAGTACACAGCTCTGTGTGGTCAACTTCTGTCAGTGGGTAACGCCGGGTCACGGGTTGCTGATTCCCTATCACCACCCCAGTCGCTTTGACTATTTGAGTGCGAGTGAAGTGGCTGCCGGCCAACACCGTGAGCGCTTGGCTGACCGTTTGGTGCTGGTGGGTACCTCGGCGGCGGGACTGGGGGATTTGGTGGCTACCCCCCGTGGTCCCCTAACGCCAGGAGTTGAGTTGCACGCCGTGTTACTGGCGGGGTGGCTCGATACGCTGGCATGGCGCCCTGTGCCACATGCCCGCCTGTGGCTGCTGGGTGGGTTACTGCTATTGGGCTTGGCAGTATTTCCGTTGCTGGGCAGCACGCGCAGCGCCCTGTGGACTCGGACACTGGGTGTCGGCGTTGCCGTGATACTGGTAATTCTGCCGCCGCTGCTGCTGGTCAACGGCTGGTGGCTAGCGCCCTGGGCATGGTGGAGTGGAGTGGGCGCCTTGTTCGTCATATGGATGGGGCGGGAGCGCTGGCGGCTGTGGCAGCGACACCGCCGACTCTACCGGGCCTTTGGCGCCTATGTGCCGCGCAGTGTTCTGCGTCAGCTGGCAGAGGAGGATGGCGAAGCACGCTTCGCTCCACAGCGAAAGCCATTGGTCATCATGTTTGGTGACATCGTGGGCTTCACGGCCATTAGTGAAGAGCTGGAGCCGGAACGCCTGGCCATGCTGACCAATTATATCTTTACCGAGTTGACCGAGGTGGTGCATTACCACGGTGGCACCCTGGACAAATATATTGGTGATGCGCTGATGGCCTTCTGGGGAGCGCCGCTGAGCAGCGAAGAGGACGCCACGCGCGCACTTGCCTGTGCGCAAGCCATGCAGCATCGGCTGGATACCATCAACCACTGGGCCAAGTCACAAGGCTACCCACCCATTGCCTTGCATATTGGCATGGAGGCTGGCGAAGTAACGGTCGGTAATCTTGGCTCCCAGCAGCGGCTTGCCTATACGGCCCTGGGCTCCGCGGTGAACCTGGCCGCCCGGCTGGAGGAGCACGCCGGCCAGATCGACCAGCCCGTGCTGATTGGCCCGGGACTGGCCGACGCCCTGAAGGTGGAAGGCGAGGAGCGGCTAGAGCCCCTCGGGGCAGTGTCGCTCAAGGGCATCAGCCAGCCGGTGGCGCTATGGCGGCCGGGGGGTGAATGGTGAGTGGTGAGGGGTGAGGAGTAAGGAGTAACTACTCACTATTCACCATTCACCAGCCGCGAAGCGGCGCTCACCCCTCACTAAAGCACCCACTCATCCGTGCCGGTATCGAACTGCAGCCCAGCCAGCCAGGCATCGGCATTGCTGCGGTTCTCCTCGGACTGGGCGAAGCTCACCAGCACCTCGGCGTGGGAGCGGCCATTGTTCTGGATATCATTCAGCCAGTAGTCGATCCCGGCTCGGTCGGCCTGTCGTCCCAGCACATTTTCGTAGAGCTGGTTGATATAGTTGGCGTCATCGAAATCATCAAACTGGCTGCGGAACTCGTCGGCCTGATAGAAGCTGCGTGCTATGTCCTGAAGGGATTGGCCATCGCGCATGTTGCCGACGAAATAGTTGAGCCCTGGTTCATCAGGCTCTCGATCCAGGGCGGCCTCGTAGAGAAGTGCCATGTCCTCTACCTGCCCGCGGTTTAGCCTGGCCTGGAAGGGTGGTCCGTCAGGCGTATCATCGAAGAGGTCATCGCCACTTCCGTCGAACAGGCTGGCGAAAAGAGCGTCTAGTCCGACATCTCCCTGCGCGGCGTCATCGCTGAATAGCTCATCGAAGGCGGCATCGTCATCACCTGGCTCCCAGCCGTCATTCGGATCGTAATCGGGCAGCGTGGCGAGATACTCCTGAAAGAAGGGCTGTGAATACAGTGCCTGAGCATAGTGATAGACGTTATCTGGATTTGACGCCCAGGCCTCCACGCGGGCTTCTTCGCCGGCGGTCAACGCGCCATCCATCAACGTGATGCCAAGGTTCTGCTGGAAGTAACTGTCGACCCACTGGGTCAGCTCTTGCCAGAACGTCTGGTTGAGCGCGTTGTTGTTCCAGAACTCTTCATAGTCGGTCTCGTTCATTGTTCTCTCTCCGCGTTGACGTTGCCACACGACCGGTGCCGAGTCCGGTCGTCCTCTGGCAGTCTAGTCGGAGCGGGAAGGAGGGTGCCCCCTGCAAACGAAGGGGTCGATGAGGGGGCAGTATCGGGAGGGGGAGCGCTCGAGGCCGGCCGCTAGGCCTCGCTGTCGGCGGTCTGCTGCATCAGCTCCCTGCTGACCTGAATGCTCTTGCCGTGCACCCGCACCAGGCCGCCCTGCTCCAGCACCTTGAGGGCACGTCCGGCCATCTCGCGGGTACAGCCGGCCATCAGGGCCAGCTCCTGGCGCGTGTAGTGGATGGTCACGCCGTCGTACTTGGCCTTGGCCGCCAGCTGCGAGAGTTCCTGCAGGCAGCGTCGAATGCGCCCCACGACATCATGGAAGGCAAAATCGCTGGCGCGCTGGGTGGTCTTGAGCAGACGTACGGAGAGCTGGCGCCCCAGCGCATAGAGGAGTTTGGGATGCTCTTCGGCCAGTTGATGAAACTCGGTGTGAGGCAGCATGCCCACCTCGCAATCGCTATGGGCCACTACCCAGGCCGAGCGTGGCAGCTCGGGGCAGAAAATGCCTACCTCACCGGCAAACTCACCTGGGCCAAGGTAGGTCACGATCATCTCCTGGCCCTGAGGGCTGATCAGCGCAACCTTGGCGACTCCCTTGATAAAGTAGAGCAGGGTGTCGGCTTGGCTACCGCCGTTGAGTATCCTCTCTTTGCGGGAGAAGCAACGACGATG
The Halomonas sp. H10-9-1 DNA segment above includes these coding regions:
- a CDS encoding glycosyltransferase; the encoded protein is MPSLSAIHQFAVTCASGDGITNGMLFTQRLVRASGLASEIYVIDAPGDMAERVRDYRDYLARPDELLLIHHGSGNPLESWLEGLACRKLLVYHNITPERFYSPDDPAVPVLRHGREQLTRWHTWLDGAIADSEHNRRELLEAGFLPETTRTLPLLVDLARLSPGQPAAAPPPQPATDAPYRLLFVGRLAANKNQAGLIAALAAMQRRSAWPVELTLVGGGDDGTVHRLQRLAEDLGVAASVILTGKVDDAELQRHYQQADLYLSLSEHEGFGMPLIEAMAHELPVLAYAAPDSSIGDTVGAGGLLLNEAEPEVAAAAALMMLRNPGLRAKLVEAQRERLARFEPARLFEELRGFLAERGMTMPALPDERACLPVRRRWRIEGPFDSSYSLALVNRELAFALQGIDGEAQVALHSTEGGGDFAPDPAFLDGEPGLADAVGLAAEPAWYDASLRLCYPPRTTGLVGRHRLIHSYGWEESVFPHEHAQAFNARLSAVTTMSRYVSRVLADSGVGLPLPVVGVGTDHLCDIEPDPAALADWLPAPQAGEAPMTFLHVSSCFPRKGVDVLLAAWYRSFAADDHVQLILKTFPNPHHDIEAELAEYRRRYPRGAPVQLINADLGAGAVRALYHHVDALVAPSRGEGFGLPMAEAMWCDVPVITTGSGGQCEFCTPETAWLIDYQYARARTHMEQFASVWVEPSEEHLAGLMSEFTSRHQNGELRDWTASRRQAARALVAREHSWAAVAQRTRTAVEALDTLPVLTPRTRIGWVSTWNSKCGIATYSKLLVTPALANQVTVLANRDAELIAEDGPEVVRCWEQIAADGKGGYLEDDLEALHAEILRRGLDTVVVQFNFSFFGLAPLATLLKRLQGEGVQTLVFFHSTADVEWGGLPKSLLQMREALAGCSRLMVHGIDDLNRLKAMGLDANATLFPHGVMAAPAVTPPADPRHAALEGKRVIASYGFLLPHKGVHELIEAFAMLAEEDPGLHLLLLNALYPAPPSEAEAERCRQTIARLGLEGRVTLINDFLPDDQTLGWLQAAQLLVFPYQHTQESSSAAVRWGLASGRPVACTPLGIFDDVAEAVAFLPGTAPAELASGIRELLDDRRRRERLQQDAAAWLAAHDWPRLSQRLHGLMTALAWDGIKQERDEG
- a CDS encoding cyclic nucleotide-binding domain-containing protein yields the protein MPSPYLDDALESLLLAHCHRRCFSRKERILNGGSQADTLLYFIKGVAKVALISPQGQEMIVTYLGPGEFAGEVGIFCPELPRSAWVVAHSDCEVGMLPHTEFHQLAEEHPKLLYALGRQLSVRLLKTTQRASDFAFHDVVGRIRRCLQELSQLAAKAKYDGVTIHYTRQELALMAGCTREMAGRALKVLEQGGLVRVHGKSIQVSRELMQQTADSEA
- a CDS encoding DUF4214 domain-containing protein, with translation MNETDYEEFWNNNALNQTFWQELTQWVDSYFQQNLGITLMDGALTAGEEARVEAWASNPDNVYHYAQALYSQPFFQEYLATLPDYDPNDGWEPGDDDAAFDELFSDDAAQGDVGLDALFASLFDGSGDDLFDDTPDGPPFQARLNRGQVEDMALLYEAALDREPDEPGLNYFVGNMRDGQSLQDIARSFYQADEFRSQFDDFDDANYINQLYENVLGRQADRAGIDYWLNDIQNNGRSHAEVLVSFAQSEENRSNADAWLAGLQFDTGTDEWVL
- a CDS encoding adenylate/guanylate cyclase domain-containing protein, giving the protein MRARGLGGGRLALLVLLLAIAGWLLQADPVAPFGRLSWLTYDAVMEWRQPRERLDSRIVIVDIDDASLQTMGRWPWPRTHLAELLDAILDAGPAMVGLDILLPESSTFADDHALAQPLAASQVVTATAFGDVVEDESGLPRAHREVAPHPSLYYQEIPPVQGHITPEFESDGRIRRLYPNIVTPDGQTRPTLALAMLQEWAASPLRRRESLGSTQLCVVNFCQWVTPGHGLLIPYHHPSRFDYLSASEVAAGQHRERLADRLVLVGTSAAGLGDLVATPRGPLTPGVELHAVLLAGWLDTLAWRPVPHARLWLLGGLLLLGLAVFPLLGSTRSALWTRTLGVGVAVILVILPPLLLVNGWWLAPWAWWSGVGALFVIWMGRERWRLWQRHRRLYRAFGAYVPRSVLRQLAEEDGEARFAPQRKPLVIMFGDIVGFTAISEELEPERLAMLTNYIFTELTEVVHYHGGTLDKYIGDALMAFWGAPLSSEEDATRALACAQAMQHRLDTINHWAKSQGYPPIALHIGMEAGEVTVGNLGSQQRLAYTALGSAVNLAARLEEHAGQIDQPVLIGPGLADALKVEGEERLEPLGAVSLKGISQPVALWRPGGEW